The Brassica oleracea var. oleracea cultivar TO1000 chromosome C6, BOL, whole genome shotgun sequence genomic interval GGCTCTAAACCTAGAGGACCAGAAGATGAAGAGGATGAGACGAGCATTAGACTCCTCAGATTTTGAGCTAGTAAAGCTAATGGTTATGGGAGAAGGACTCAATCTAGACGAGTCATTAGCTTTGTTTTACGCGGTGGAGAATTGTAGTAGAGAGGTTGTGAAGGGACTTCTTGAGCTTGGAGCAGCTGATGTGAACCATCCGGCAGGTCCCACCAGGAAAACCGCACTCCACATCGCAGCAGAGATGGTCTCTCCGGATATGGTGGCCGTGTTACTTGACCACCATGCTGATCCAACCGTTCAGACAGTTGATGGTATCACTCCTCTTGACATCCTTAGAACCCTAACTTCAGATTTCTTGTTTAAGGGGACAATTCATGGATTGACTCACATTGAGCCTAATAAGCTCAGGCTTTGTCTCGAGCTGGTCCAGTCTGCTGCAATGGTGATTTCTCGAGAAGAAGGGAACAATAACAATAACGTTAACAACACCGTGATCTACCCTAGGGTGAAAGACGAACGCACGAAGGGGAGTAGTTTGGATTCAAGATTGGTTTATCTTAATCTTGGAGCTACAAATCCGGATTTTGGAGATGAACATGGCAATCAAACGGAAGAAACGAGCCTGCATCATCATCATTATCATGACCCGTCAACGATGTATCATCATCATCATCATCATCATCACCACCACTTCTAGGTTTTTTTCTAAGACGATCATTTTCTAGTTATGATAAGACATATTCAAGAACTAGTTAATTTTTGGTTGTGGTCTTTTTCTATGTGAATAACATGCGGCACATGCCCAACAAATGTAAACGTTTTTTTTTTAAATAAAAAGGTTAACCACATGTCTATTAAAGATAGAGACCTAACCCCCGGGTGGAGGTACAATCCACGGATAGACTCTCTCCTGTACATTCAAATGAGCCGAAAGCAATAGCCTATATCCGTATGGCCAACGGAGTTCGAACCAGGGTTCGCCGTATTGAGTTTATTTTTTTCAAGCGCCACTGGACTACCACGACTGGTTAACAAATGTAAACGTTTATTCCATAAAAAGTGAAAGGAAATGAGATGACAAGGAGGCCACAAACAAAAGGGCCATATACTTATGTAGAATATAAAAACAACAACAATTTATTTGTTTTTGGAATCAATGAAGCCTTTTATAAAAAAAATGAGACACTAAACATAGTTTTGACCATATATATACACTAGATTCGGATTTATGCATCGCGGAAGTAACTGTATAACACAGCAAAAAAATATATAACTATCTCAATTATCAAAGATTCTTTTTATTTAAGTTAAAAACATATGATTATAAAATATACAGTTCATTAATCTTTTCTTTGGTGGCAGAACAATAGGTTAAACCCAAGTAATTATTCGGACTCTTGAAGAAATCTCGAATATTGGGTAAATATGATTTCAGTGAAACTCAAACTGACTTTATCAAAAGATTTTCATTTACAATTCCAAGTTATACAGAGCGTCTATCTAAAACTTAAAAATATGGTAGATCAGTTAAGCTAGAGCATTAACTTATGTATAACATTATTCTTTAGAAATCGTAGTTAAATCATTAATTAATTTTTTCTTTGGTGGCAGTGTGTGATTAGTAAGAGATGTGATTTCATTTTTTGGCCATAAAAATATTGATAGGACTTTTGTGATTTTGGCTTTAGATTTTTATCTTTTAAAAATTTTTATTTTTGGGCCGTAGAAATTTGTCTTTGCAGAACAATTATAAAGATATAAATTTAAAGAAGTGACATGGATTAAAAAAAAAAAAAAAAGACTACAGCAGCATCAGCCAATCATACCCAGAATAAAATAACAATCAAGCAAAAAGTTTCATCACTAAAATGAAATTTTTTACAAAATACAAAGGACCGTACTACAAAATTTAAAAGTAGCCATAAGATTTACAACATAGTCCTTTCCAAAAAAGGAAACATCAACCATTACTCGTGGTGGCTTAGATTCGTATCCACCACCGTCTCTGACTCTACCTCCGCGTCTCCTTCTTCCGAAGCCGAGCTACCTCTATGGATATCCTTCTCCGGAGAATCAAGCTGAACGCACTCGGGAGCTTCATCAACGTTTTGCCTATCCTCCACATCTTGATTATTCCTCCTCAAACTCTCTCCTCTAACGAGATTCAACACGAATCCATTATGCGTCCTCCCCGTCTGCAGATAATCCCCTTCCGCCACCGTGATGCTCCTCGAAGAAGCGTCCCCGTTCAAATCGACGCCCGGATCAGCACCGTCGAGATTCTGAACGTAATCCATGAACATCTGAGCAGACGTCGTCCTCTCCAACGGTCCGCCAGATCTAGTCCAGTCTCCAGCCTCCGGCGAATCTCCGTCGTGCGAGCTGTTGCAGTTACCGCCTCGGTGGACAACGAGTTGCTGGTAGAGCAACGCCGCTTCGGCGAGGACGTCGTCGTCGACGGATCCGGCTGAGTTCTCGCGCGCGATGCAGTTCCAGGAAGGGATTCTTCTGGAGGCGCTGAATCTGGTGGGTCCTACGGGTAGAGGATGTTGGGAGGAGGATGAGACGGAGACGGAGGTGGATGCGGCGGCTGCTGCTCTTCGTGCGGTGCGTTTGATGCGGCGCATGTGGTTGAGGACGGCGACGCACTCGTCGAGGGCGAGTTCGATGCCGAAGTTTGCTTTGATGACGGCGAGCTTCTCCCAGGTGCATCTCCTTCCTTGGTTTGCTGCCTTTTGAATCTCTACGTTGGATGGGTTCTGTATGATCTTCAAGTACTGTAAATGAAACACATAGAGCAAGACGATAAGAAATGATTAATACATTCACATTCGGGTTTTAGATTTTGGAGGCGTAAGATTAGCTCTGTTAAGATGAAATTCGATTTGAATTTTCGCGGTTTGGTTCGGATACGAATATCCGTTTATGCTATCTAAAAATATTTTTAAATTCAAAACTATTAGAGGAAAAAAAATATTTTAAATATATACAACATGCAAATTTAGATGTTTATGATCAAATACCAAACTATACATTCAACTGAATATTTGAGTTATTTATTTATATGGTTTTTTTTTGGAACAAATTTATGGTTTAAATACTTTTTTTGGACAAACTATTTATGGTTTAAATATTTATTTTGCACTCATTAGGATATTTTATCATTTCACGGTATTTGTTTGTTCTGAATTCAGGTTTGGTATAGTTCTCTTTTTTTTTTTTTTTAATTTTTGAATTTTTAGGGATTTTTTTATACATTGATAAAACTAGAACCTAAAATATTGCAAGACCTATTCAAAATTTATGTCGGGTCAGAGTTCAGTTCGGATTCATTTCTATCGTGTTTTCGATTCTCGATTCTGATTTTTTTGTCCACCGATAAATTGTTACAAGAATTTTGCTTACCTGAGCAATAGTGGCGGGCATGACGATTGTGACATCTCCTTCCCACTCTTGAGCAAACAGCTTAGCGACTTCTCTCAGAGGCAACCCGAGCTCTAGTACTTGATTACATCTATGCTTCACTTCCATCTCCATAAGTTGAGCAAGCTGATAGAACAAGAGATTTACTTATGAGAAATGAATCACAACTTTGTTTATTACTTGTGAAACAAGTTAATGTGAAACCATACCTTTGCTGCAAATCTGCCTCCGCAAGCTCTCACAAACTCCTTCATCCTCAAGAAAGGTGCGATGTGAGGGTTAGCTTGACTCACAATGAAATGATTAACATTAAAAAGCTCTTTGAGTTGTATCATCGGTAAGTCCATCTCCAAACTACCGTCTCTCCATCGCCTAACCGACGCTCCTGAGGTCTCTTCAGGATTAAATATTGGGTGATAAGGAACAATCTCACCAGTTCTGTCTTTAGCCATGAGTTCCTGAGCCTCAAAAAGACCTGGAAATGCACAAGATGCAGTCACTGCACTCCATATCACGACATGAGGAGAAGTCAGATAGTTAAGGCATCTAGGCGGCTCGTGCTTCCTCGGGGAACAAACCGTTATCCCAAGAATCCGTCCTGTCATGTCGTAAGCCTCTTGGAACGTGAGATTGTTGGTGAGGTTCCTCAGCTTCCATTGCAAATGTCTGATCTCATGAACCGCACCTTGAGTCATAACACGTTTCGCAATAGTGAAGATCCCTCCCATCTGGTCAAAGAACTGCAACGCGTGCCACGAGCCTTCAAAGAAGCTTTGTAACTCAGGCCACGACCTTGTCCCCACGACCGCACACATCACAGAACCCACGCTTGAACCGGCTATAATCCTCGGCAACAGCTTGTGTTCCACAAGGGTCTTAACCACACCGAGATGGAACGCACCGAGAGAAGCTCCTCCGCTTAGAAGCAGAGCCGTTCTTCCAAACGCGTGCCTCGTCTCGTGCATGAAAGATAGTTTCTCCTCGAGAGAAAGCTCTTCAGTGTCCGTATCACAAACCATCCTAAGCTGCGTAGAGACCTCGTCGATATACTCTTTGATGAGTTTCGGAACTTGAAGCCTTCCTTTGTGAAGCTCAGGGTTACACATGTTACCGAGGTTTCTCACAAGGTCAGCTCTCATGCAGAAGATAATGTCTCTCAGAGAATTCTCGTGACGTCTATGCCTAAGCTCCTCGAGCTTGTTCCTCACGAGCTCCACATCGAAAAGATCGGTCTCGTTCATCTTCGGAGTCTCTTTATCAAGCATCTTGGCGGCGTGAGACCATTCCTCATGAGTCAATGCAGCTGTCATCATGTTCCTCCAGAACTTCCTCCTGTAAGCCATCTCAGCCTTTGCTTTTAATCTTGTGTAGCGGTTCAACATAAAGGCCATCGTCGTCACCATAGCCAATATCCCTTGTGGGTTCCTCGGGTGTAGCCAGGACACACACGGTGATAGAAAAGCTCTAGCTCCTCCGTAGAAACACACGAGGAATCTGAACAGTTTGTGTCTGAGCGTAGTCGTTGATTTGCAGAGCAGGACACGAAAGGCTATTGTTCTTCCGATGATACCCGTGGGTCCTATTGAGAACGGATCCACGCTTGCCTCGTTGCTTATATCCATTGTGTCTGAGATATCCTGTTGTACCTATTGTAACCGCATGCAAGACCAGGATCAAAAGAGGTTAATCAAAAGAATAAGACATGATAGAAAGTGTTGAGAGAGATGCATTTGGATCTATGGTAAAAGGGGAAGAACAGAGGAAATTAACTTTTCTCAGATTCATTTGCTAAGAGACAAAAATGGAGACGTAAGACGCACGCTAATCTTTTTGGACTTTCTATATTTGGGAATCCAAATTTACGAACATGACAATTGTGAAAAAAGAAGAAAAAATAGTTCTCTTTTGCACACACAAATAGTCTGTGTTTTGAAACGCTCGTCCGATTCAAACATCTTTTGGATCCTAGTAGATAACTTCAGTATTATCCTCGTGTTTATTATCTCTTATATAGCGGCAATAACAGGGAGACTTCTCGTGCTCGGTCCAATGGCAATAACGAGGACTTTAAACCTGAAACCCAAACAAACTTAGTCGTATCCTCATTGCCAAACAGACTTAACACAAAAAGGGCAAGGACCCAAGAAACTGGTAAAACAACAATGTTCTCTCTCAATCCGTTAACAAGTACTAAAATGCAAACAAGTCCATATTCCTTTTATCCATTCCATACATGAGTTAATGTTTTCTTGGTGTGCAGTCACATACCTGGCAAATTGCTCTATCCATATGAAGTCGTAAAGTTGAGATTAGTTCTTGTTTGAGTCCTTCCACAGCTAGTCCAAGTTTCCTATAATTCAGAACTTCATTGTAACTTGATTACATTTACACAACCATTCCACATGTTCAAGCAAATAACAAGAGTTTACATGTCCACAGAAACAATAACAAAGCAGCAAACAAAAAAAAACCAAAGAAAGGTGCACAAGCTTGCCTTACTGCGGGTCTATGTTCTTGAACCGTGTCATTACTTATGCATCAAAAC includes:
- the LOC106297698 gene encoding regulatory protein NPR6-like, which gives rise to MTGSVEESLSLDYLNLLINGQAFSDVTFGVEGRLVHAHRCILAARSLFFRKFFYGSDPPQTITSSASGARVASVGGVVPVNSVSYEVFLLLLQFLYSGQVSLVPHKHESRSNCGDRGCWHTQCTAAVDLSLDILAAARYFGVEQLALLTQKHLTSMVEKASIEDVMKVLIASRKQDMHQLWTSTSHLVTKSGLPTEILAKHLPIELVGKVEEYRLKSSIPLRSLMPHQHDQNSALNLEDQKMKRMRRALDSSDFELVKLMVMGEGLNLDESLALFYAVENCSREVVKGLLELGAADVNHPAGPTRKTALHIAAEMVSPDMVAVLLDHHADPTVQTVDGITPLDILRTLTSDFLFKGTIHGLTHIEPNKLRLCLELVQSAAMVISREEGNNNNNVNNTVIYPRVKDERTKGSSLDSRLVYLNLGATNPDFGDEHGNQTEETSLHHHHYHDPSTMYHHHHHHHHHHF
- the LOC106299119 gene encoding triacylglycerol lipase SDP1L, coding for MDISNEASVDPFSIGPTGIIGRTIAFRVLLCKSTTTLRHKLFRFLVCFYGGARAFLSPCVSWLHPRNPQGILAMVTTMAFMLNRYTRLKAKAEMAYRRKFWRNMMTAALTHEEWSHAAKMLDKETPKMNETDLFDVELVRNKLEELRHRRHENSLRDIIFCMRADLVRNLGNMCNPELHKGRLQVPKLIKEYIDEVSTQLRMVCDTDTEELSLEEKLSFMHETRHAFGRTALLLSGGASLGAFHLGVVKTLVEHKLLPRIIAGSSVGSVMCAVVGTRSWPELQSFFEGSWHALQFFDQMGGIFTIAKRVMTQGAVHEIRHLQWKLRNLTNNLTFQEAYDMTGRILGITVCSPRKHEPPRCLNYLTSPHVVIWSAVTASCAFPGLFEAQELMAKDRTGEIVPYHPIFNPEETSGASVRRWRDGSLEMDLPMIQLKELFNVNHFIVSQANPHIAPFLRMKEFVRACGGRFAAKLAQLMEMEVKHRCNQVLELGLPLREVAKLFAQEWEGDVTIVMPATIAQYLKIIQNPSNVEIQKAANQGRRCTWEKLAVIKANFGIELALDECVAVLNHMRRIKRTARRAAAAASTSVSVSSSSQHPLPVGPTRFSASRRIPSWNCIARENSAGSVDDDVLAEAALLYQQLVVHRGGNCNSSHDGDSPEAGDWTRSGGPLERTTSAQMFMDYVQNLDGADPGVDLNGDASSRSITVAEGDYLQTGRTHNGFVLNLVRGESLRRNNQDVEDRQNVDEAPECVQLDSPEKDIHRGSSASEEGDAEVESETVVDTNLSHHE